Below is a window of Impatiens glandulifera chromosome 2, dImpGla2.1, whole genome shotgun sequence DNA.
CAGATGAAGACCCCTAAATCGAAGACCTATACTATTAGGAGCAACTCTACCTGGAAAGTAAATGAGGTATGGAATAAAAATGCAGGAAAGAAAGCTGAAGACCATGtctacaaaggaaaaatcttCTTGGGGGATTTTACAATAAAAGTGGAGGTActtaattctccttttgaatttaaacttccTATTGAAGTAGAAAAAAGTGCAtaaaagaatgggaaaatgtggTGGTAGGGAACTATATTggaaaaaatagagtatcattctgttagggtctccaaattaaggcctcggtcctagaataattccaacaacctttctcggcaccctttctcggtcctattgtgcacatgggccaaatttctatttgttgttttaatattttgttttgctttccctttctattttacaaactgaattctgttattttctaaatagttgtaaccgaatattctggggcaagatatcacctatataaggctgatttttcttccccaaggacccatgaatgtaataatgaagatatgaacttcacccccatttgtctattatattaattatggactgtttggtatagaccaacattatttctcttctcacccttggttcttctgtcccctcatcccaaattctctattaaaaACTTTCCACTAccctttgattatagaattttcACTGGTCTtaaagatcaagaacttgattcttgaaatcaagaacccataaacacaccttacgaaacaagtcgtaacatatTCACAATCACTAAAGaagttttaatgaaatagtgGAAGGAAAATGGGCTGGAGAAGATCTTTGTAAACAttcatgatctctattttcttcaATTAAAGAATGAGTCGAATTTAGATGAAATTCTGAAacatgggcatacatatattggatccaactgcaTGAAGTTGAAAAGATGGTCTGAAGATTTGAACTTGTTAAGTAAATCTAAGGAGACAacacaaatatggttcaagctttggaaTATCCCTGCACACATGTACAAAGCAGAAGccattagtcattttgcagggtTATTGAgaaaaccattatacatggacccaataactgaaggaggagagcatctatcctttgctagaattagcatagaGGTGAATCCTCGTAGCACATTGCCGAATAATATGACAATGGTTGACAGGAAAGGAAAATCGAATGTCATGGGAATCACTTATGATTGGAGATCAGACAAATGTGTATTCTACAATACTTTTCAACATGCCAGTACGAAATGTGCTCAAGCTATGGAAGATGAGTAGAAGATACTGAAAGGCcaataaacaaaaaatgaagaaaaagaaacaagGGAGTCTAAAAGCAAAAAGCAAAATGTGGAGGAAGAAAGAAGCAGAAACCAATAAGGACTCTGAAAATGAAGAAAgcaatgaaattgaagaaaatatattaagggGTTTCTGTTAAAAAGGAGAATAAAGATAGTAATGAAacagagaatgaagaagatgaaggaagttgattctcaaacaagtTAAACTGAAATATAGGAAACCAGAAAGGAGGATACTTAGAATAATCAAGCTGAAATAGATGTTACCAAGGCTGTTGCAGAGGATTCCATAGGTGAAGTTGAGGGAAACAAAGACAAGATTCCTGAGACTGATCTAGAAATTCAAGTTAAGAACAAAAAGGTGAAAAACCCAAAATTcctgaaaaataattctttctattaaATCAaaacgggttcatataaagaaagaaatcaaaattagaatatacagtattcatcaacctcttcagttcatcccctTTTATTGCAAGAGGAAAGGGAAGATGAAGGACAAGGGGAAAAGGAAAACAATTTGTtgatatggaaataaaaatactgattgggataattaggatttgataaagtgtataatatttgtttgtatgtttgattgttactaatcattttctttaagttcgtttgattgtcatcctctAATCATAGATCCTCTAATCATAGCTaaggtttgtctagttttgattattgaccctctcacttttgaaattttaatgaaatggttttaaccgtttttttaaaaaaaagattaaatttaatttttataaactaaaattaattttaaattaattaaattttaataatattaattttatcaaaatatatataatattttgtatatatttgcACGTGATTAATGCTAGTTAAGATTAATATAGGTAGTTGttatatgttataaaatttatattttaatattttatcatcttaattcgattcaaactaaaaatatcttaaattgaaattgagttatatgaaattatattgactttctaaattaaaaacaaatattatttgttaataaaaaaaatgtcaatacaTATAAATACAAGTCAAATCAATAACTTTCCAAACTAAAAATTTTAGCCTTACAAATTAACCAGAATAACAACATAGAATTGGATAGGTTAGGAattctttttctttgatttctttAGTTGGACATTTCCAAATACTTTTCTAacaaaaagttaatttaaaacaaaaatatcacacaattattaatatttttaagatacTAATAATCTTcacaaaatataaatgtatatcCACGATTAAGCCGTCACGTCACGTGTGTTTTGAACTTTGAAAAGGAAAAGCATGTCAACCATAAAGCAAAGTTATTATCAACAATTAATTATGACCCTCTACTGTAAAGGTAAttatggttttattttttttcatcctttttgggtatcatttatttaaaaaaaaataaactcaaatgtaaagtttgaattaaataattaatacaagaTAAAGATAATCTTCCATATTCTagctaaatatataatttcaaaatataaatattacaaCCTAACATAATATATAAGCTAATTGATGTAAATGTAATACATGATTCTCTTGATTGTTTCCATTTCTATATCATCCCaagttgatttatttatttttgttagtcttgttgatttattattttttgttaaagactgtgtattttttatatattattatttttttcttttagttgaatgtatttttacttttttataaaaataatttttaattttgaacattCACCTTAGCAAGAGGACATGCTCCAATAAAATAAggattaaaagaagaaaaaatatggAACAAAATTGGTCAATTTACATATGGGCCTTTTTTATATGTTGGTGCGCTTCATATGGGCCTGTGTTGAATTTCtcgattttcattaaattaattttgtgatCTTTTGAACAGGTGTGGTTCccaattttagttattttttacatttaattgttttattaagaACTATTTTTATGGaactttttaattttctttattgtttttttaatgtaatgttTTAATAGTCATAAATACCACAATCTAATCAAGTGTATTTTATAGAGAAAAAGTCACAACTTCACAGCATTTTAGatacaaaatatacataaaaatatatataaactcaataaaataaaaattattagttttctACTGAAAATCTAAACTATTCTTATTTAAGCACCCATCACACACACTGGTGTTTTTGTATGTTTTTATCTCTCTGTAAACacaaatattaaactaaaaataagtaaataactgAACACACTATTAACTAAACTAGCATTTACCTCGtgcatttacacgagtaataatataaaaaaccgtgaaaaaaaattagggataacatttttaattttatttttaaccgttttaagtttatgggtgggtcaacccacaatccgacccaagtatccatttactcaacatcattatattaatgttaaaacgtcccacattcataaaatttggtgttgaatttaaattataaagtcttagtagcctagttggtaaaaggttgtacttgtttttgataggttgcaagttcgaaacatatctctaacatttttaattttatttttaaccgttttaagtttaaggcgggtcaacccacaatccgactcaagtatccaaattaaccacaactctcgacccggtaatccggacactttaaaaattaagcatcattatatatatatatatagattaattagttaaaaagttgaacttatattaatattaaaacgtctcgcgtttattaaatttggtattgaatttaaaatataaagtcttattagtctagttggttaaagagttgtacttgttttgttaggttgcaagttcgaaacataccggacactttaaaaattaagcatcattatatatatatagattagtcgATCGTGCAAAATacattaaaagtattaataacAATCCATAACCATAACCATTCTaggttatttgtaaaaaaaagaatgatgaATTCAAATTCTTGTatgataaacaaaatgaaatatttgattaaatttgttaaatgaatttttatatttaaagtttaaatgttataaaaataattaaaattacagtattttagcattttaatgtatgaattgaataatttaattgttaaaaaatatatgttgatgtatgtctatttttttttctcttttataaagTTTTGATCCGAAATCGAATGAATTCGAATTTGAAGATGTTAGCTCCATGCCTAATTTTTGAGAATGAGAGATTTTAATGGTAAGTTATCTCCTTAGtggttaaaatgattttttatattctattcGATTGTTTTGTCAAGTCTCGTAACTTACCTTACTCTCAAATCTTATAAAACGAAACAATGAATCAACAAATATATGAAGAGGAATATTAACCTTCTCCAattattaaattctttattCCCTATTTGCATTTCAAAACATTCTGATTtatgtcattaattaattaatctagtttaatgaaaataaatatattaaaattactaaTTAACATGACTTGTAACACGCATGATAAGGTTTTCCCAATTAAAAAAACTACAAACACATAATAACttaagttatttataaaatcttgaactcaaaatttaaaattaagttggacactaaataaattaaaaccatCCATGTTTTTGATTGGAGTAGGGGTAATGATATTATCAGCTTATATTAAACTTTTGACTATTTAATTTAAGGTATATTAAAGTATTTAGACTAGGATTTAGGACCATATATGCACAAGCtaatcttaaaattaatattattattttcttttgtattgTTGATTCATTCAAATGAGGAGAAATCATTGTTTTACTCTAATTCAATAAAGGTTTTCCTTTTgggttttaattaaatgatgataaattatttctaaaaaaaaagttaatattattatataagagaaaatagtgcaacttataaatatatttagttatatattttttattccatCTTTCATTAATCATATGTTGtcacttaataattaatattaattttctgtaagattataattaatataccagggttattattataagaatattaataatagttacGTGTATTAAAAAGTATCTTcgtataattataaaaagaaactaTGGTGATcgagaataatattaaaaaaaaaaaaaatttacggGGATAATGTGTCATTTTTTGagcaaattaaaaatttaataagtgagagagtttttaatttgttaatccatttataaaatgacacaataaatttaatttttaaaactttttgattgagttcttgaagaTTGAGTAAtctttacaatattttatttatttataatagtaatagaaaAGATAAGTTAagaattagttattatatttagtataatttattggagataaataaataatttctttaatttatttaatactttatcatccCCTTCAAGCGAAAATGTGAGACACAAACCGTGAGCTTGCTATGTAAAAAAGAAAATCGATGAGAAGAAAGACCTTCAGTAGGAATGTACTGAATGAGTAGTTGTTTACGAGCAATTTTTTCTCGAACAAAGTGAAAAttgatttcaatatattttgtgCGAGCATGAAATACCGGGTTTGCTGATAAGAATGCGacaccaatattatcacaccatagaAATGGGGAAGAAAAAAGTGAAACTCGAAGTTCACTAAGTAGAGATTAAATCCAACAAAGAACAGCAGTTGTATATGCAAGAGCACAGTATTCAGATTCAGTACTAGAACGAGAAACTACTTGTTGTTTCTTAGAATTCCAAGAAATGAGGTTGTCAcctagaaaaatacaaaatccaatTGTTAAACGACGATCATCAGGACATCTTGTCCAGTCAGCATCAGAGTAGGCAACAAGAGTGAATTGTGAATTTGTTCGAAGAAAGATCCCATGACGAGGAGTATGACGAAGATATTGAAGAATACGTTTAACCGCTCCCCAATGAGAAGATGTGAGATTTTGCATGAATTGACAAGCTCGATTGACAACAAAGGCTAACTCAGGACGAGTTAGTGTAAGATATTGTAAAGCCCCTACTATACTTCGACAGAGAAACGAATCAGATAAAGGATCACCATTATGTTTAGAAAGAGATGAGCCAGCAGAGACGGGAGTGTGTAATGACTTTGCTTGAAGCATATCAGCCTGAGTGATAATATCTTCAATATACTTggattgagaaagaaataagCCATATTTGGTACGAGTGGCTCCCATTCCAAGAAAGTAATGTAATTGACCTAAATATTTAATagggaataatttatttaattgaaatattttttttttgttagaaacgATTTAGAGTTGCCTGTGAGAATAATATCGTCCACATATACTACAAAGTATACGGTTATTTGAGGTGCATGATACGTGAAGAGAGATGTGTCAAATTTCGATTCTATGAAATCAAAAGATAGTAGAGCgattttcgcatgccatctatTTACATTGAGATGCATTCTTTCCCtttcccttcctcttcctcttcatcttcctcttcctcttcctcttcctcttcctcttcctcttcctcttcctcttcctcttcctcttcctcttcctcttcctctaataATTTTGCATTCTTCAAATATAATTGAGATGtattcaaatttcaaagttataaaatttataatttagtgaAATCATATTTAATTCTATATCCTTTctaaattctttttaatattttcataatcttaactataaaatttgcttaagatttattatgttttaaaaataatataattttaatattctacacataattctttttattttaatttttttacaacatTATTTTACAACAAATTAGTATTAACAAAtagtataataattattttttattcactaaaaataagtatttaacatataataattaacttaaacaagtaaaataaatatttaattagtcaaaagtttttaatatatatataatacaaatttggttcaaatttatgaaaaatatttcttaaaaaacaaATGGATCCTTATTATAAATCGGGTCCGGGTATAGTTGGTTCGGGGCTCAAAATTTCGGGTCCCTTAAGTACCCAATTTTTCGGGGCGAGCACGGGTCTGGTTTGGGTCGGGTCTAGTTTGGGTTGTCACATACCCAGAAATTTGTCATGCCtaattagtagactcgatgctCAAATTATTCTACCATTTGTGTAAAcaattacacactttcacatagaattctccctaatacatgtcaaactctcatggttgtgtccgtgttggccatggaacacacgcctggttctgtgagagggtctagaattgagccgtgcaattctttcaaagtgaccccacttctccctcacataggtgatctcttctctcacaaagaatcattaaaagtgaTATGCTTAtatcgtcaaaatatatattgttttgttatagaattaatcatcaacaataactttccaagttagtacaattaggttgtcccattgaacctagttttTGGGATCTCCAGTTTGTATATGTTGAGTTTttcttcataccaacttatagtaggctcatgtcttaaaaaacattaaaactaactctatattcaataatttggtAAATTGATCtataatgttatctttgactaacATAGTTAAATGTGATAACACTATTAAAGAGTATAGTCTAAGGGCATTATGTCTAGGACAtttatgtctagacttgtcatagACTCTAAGCttatctaatttcaaattattatcacaataattggaaatttctaataattttgaaatatcttctaataagaagcatagtcatttgTACATGtttatcatttaaacatttttttaatgaaaatattatttatttggctTACATGTCTTTGAACTACTATGCCTTCGTGCAAACgattacatatttttcatagaaatattttatttttcgacataagtcaaaattatagattataacgtttaatctatcaaaaataattttcttagaagattttcatATGTAGATTACAtttcaagtgtaaacatattcacctGTAGactttaagtattttatttaataatattaatatatcatttgataacaacatgatatttgtGGAGCGCaatttgttagattataattaagttatgaATTCACCTGGTTTTGATTATaattgttaagtcatatcaagtattaatatataaagataacaACAAGGTGTTGTAGTACAGTGGTAAGTACTTGGGTTCGAATCTCACCAGCTGCAAAATAATAATTGGAGTTTTATTATCTCAGGGAAGCGTCCGGTTCGACTGAATGCAAGTTTGACTGCCTCTATAGTGCATTCGACTAGATGTATAAAAAAATCGAAGTTGAGAAAAAAACTGAAGTCGTAAATACCGAACGATTGAGAAAAAAAGTCGAACGGTTGAGCAAAAACCGAAGTTGAGCAAAAACTGAACGGTTGAGCAAAAAACCGTAGATGCAAATACCGAACGGTTGAGAAAAAACCGAAGTTGAGCAAATACTGAAACTGCCACGTATGCGCATCCGACTAACCGAAACTTCCACATATGCGCTATTATTCAAATTGATTGTGTTGTACTATCCTGTACCCCACGATCTCAGGAATATTCTCTGATGTACTATCATGACACTCATCTAACGGAAGGAGGACAAGTGTCCATTGAAGAAGATTTGATTGTTGTTGTGCCTTGGATATATAAGAAGATCAAAGGTAAAACAGAAATAAGAGTTGATTCTCTGAGCTCTCTTTCTAATTAAaaactctctctctacaaatatatattcaagatTTTGCCTTAGCATTTTTCTGTGAGAGATTGTTCATAACGAAAAGCATTGTATCACTTTTCTTTAATATTGAGttctttgtaagttgaatagataatatttattcaacaaGTGTTGTATGAGCTAGGAGTTTAGAAACATACAGTGTTTAAGACCTGATTTCTAACTGGATTTGTGTAGAGGTGttattcaaatcaaatcttttagtggaatccttctcgaggtcgggaagaaagggtgacgtatgagagtttgctccgaacatccataaacaaacttttggTTTTGTGTTCTTTACATTCCAAATTCAACCCTTTATCTGccgcttcaagtctaaacaaacagttccgcacttgacttCGTTCAGGAGTTTGTGACttaagaaaaatagaaacaaatattatctTCTAACAGAGATAATATTGAAGTGAAGTAAGTGTGGTTAACAAAGCTTGATCAACCCCCTGTTATTGTTGACTCATTTCTTAACACAATTCACATTCTTAatagatttaatcatttttatcgtaattttcaacgataaatatatcatacaaaagacacgtaatgaaacaattttcattgtcttcatgatatttataattgtcacattcacttttaatcaaagtttgatcaaattttcatgatatattattaaaaaatttttataagtcatacaaagctttataaattttctttttcatctatttcataaatcattttgaagacattggttcttaaAATTTTGATGAAAGTAATGTAAAAGAAACGAcatgtttcttgatttcaaaatcctcaaattttaaataacaatttgagcaccaactcagcaaatataaataagacatttcttgttattttttttttcgtaaaattgcgcaactttatcttttatagagaacatatttctctaccAATAAactatctttttatttatcataatatatacaataatgttttgtgttattatcaataaaaaatatttcccCCCACATTTGTGCTAGTaccttttttaaatcacacatttatatgatttaaatcaatgattttctaatcaaaaaattatcacacaattcttttacaattttttttattatacttatcatacaatgaatatgataacaatattataaatatttagttgaataatacataatttctatacaagatattagaatgtttattcatatataaatcatttttcataataatctctacctaaaaaattatagtatttaatcaattaaaatatttatttcatcacattatttttataaaagaaattaaaatatttaattaaataattattcaccatgtcacatgatttctataagaaaaatcaaaatgtttCAAGCATATTTGGCCAAagccgcttaaacatttatatttgtTGCACAATTGCATCACATTTGTCACactattctcaaatcaaacaagacttttcttgtaattatttgatttcaaaaatattaaattaagtaagtctttaCGATGAATTGAACAATATATACCAAATATCGAATAGTTTAtaaacataatcaaacaaatgacatgtcatatattattaagcaaatatatataatttaatatatcattaaaaatatctcTATAAAACacctaataattaattagaatattaattattataattaattagaatattgagatttatctttaatcaaatataaaactaatcaatgtcatcaattattcgtttcttaattaattagatgacctttaaaTTCTATAAAAGTATCTTTCTCAATCAAAAGACACATAATTTTgtgacaaatttaaaattatctattaaaataaaatgcatataCAATATATCTTTATTCATATATGTAtacaatcatattattataatgaacaCGAATTAtcgtattattaattaatatgcattataaatataaataatcacttagcaacataattaaataaagtatatatatctataaatatatttcatatcttaatcgaagcacttacattgccatgttttgaacaataatcgacatGAATCGAGTATGCACTCTCAAAACAAATATGAGtagattgttctcaccgagacaattCTTGCGAAGACAATTACGACTAACATAGTCGTGTCTTTTTAAATGCACGATTAGATAACttctaacacaaacaacttatttaatctcaaaaaattaaaatgtctgaaaatattaatgacaacatcattttgacaaattaaatttctacctAAGAAATCGTTATGATActcaattaatttcataatttctaaataagaaattataaagatttcaatattcatgattaatgtcatttagaaATCATTGACGGTATTTGAATAGGGACCTCCCTTTCGCCACGCAGCTTTACATCCGAACTTTTAACCACTGCGCCAACGCGCCCTTTCATCGTACTACCATTTTTACGACATTTTGTCTTCTTTCCGGAgacaaacttattttttatatttgactcAACTCTATCAACAAACGAATAtcaaatatatacacatttaaaatgataacttaacatcataatcaaaatgtaatatataagacatataaataaatatataatctattctTAGTTATCcattacaatattatattttttttattaattatcacgcttaattaatttaataatatatatatatattataattaattattttaaaactgaaacggtatgtttcaattataattaattttaaatactattaataaattataactattaatttttctaaaaattaaaagcTAACTTTTTAGTtagctttttatttttatttattattaataataattttagtaaccagtaaatatttaattaaaaagaaaataaattattattttctaattaattttttatataaattttttataatgaatatacatcatttttctttatattatatatatctacgTCAACATagattagtttataaaattaagctttcACAAAACaatgttattaataattaagattatagatatacaataaagacttatctttattagtCGATTCTTCTATTCCTTCAAATGAACAACTTTATCTTGTCGAAATAAGTCATCATCCCAACTCGTATTTCTATAAcatcaaagaaaaa
It encodes the following:
- the LOC124924644 gene encoding uncharacterized mitochondrial protein AtMg00810-like, which produces MGATRTKYGLFLSQSKYIEDIITQADMLQAKSLHTPVSAGSSLSKHNGDPLSDSFLCRSIVGALQYLTLTRPELAFVVNRACQFMQNLTSSHWGAVKRILQYLRHTPRHGIFLRTNSQFTLVAYSDADWTRCPDDRRLTIGFCIFLGDNLISWNSKKQQVVSRSSTESEYCALAYTTAVLCWI